The Aspergillus nidulans FGSC A4 chromosome VIII genome contains the following window.
GGTGCAGCTTCACGCCGCGTGAGACGGCTTGTTCGAGCAGAAAGTGTGAGAGGCGAAGGGGGTCACTGTGTTCGTCAGCTTTAATCTGAGTTAAGAGGGCTGAAAGGTCACATACACTTGCGCCACACTTCCACCCTCGCTGATCTTCTCGATCGCCGTCgccttctgcttcgtcaACCACTCCGGCccctcttcaaggacaaCCGGCTTCGTCGTTGCCGTCTCAGCGCGGCTTGTGCCAGACCGTAGCCAATCGTCCCCCCTTGCACCTCCCGACCCTGCATCCGTACTCCCCAAACTCAGCGCCATCCCCTTCATATACCCCCACTTCTTGTTTCCGTCATGTTCAGCAGCTAGAGACTCATGGAGTGCGAAAGAGTACTCGCCGAGCGGGAGGAGAGACGGCTCAAACCAGTCTTTTGCCAGGAAGCCTGCGGCGTACCCGGAGGCGGATGAGAAAAGAGTGTCGCTGGATTCAATGATGTGGATTTGCGAGGCCCTGGACGGATCTTGTTGGGAGAGGTAGTAGGCGATTGAGGAGCCGATTatgccgccgccgaggaTTATGGTAGGCATCTTGCTTGATTTTTTTCCGGTATGATCCAAACTTCCTTGGTAAAGCAGTGTTGTTGCTATTGAGTTTCTTCAGTTCCCATAGAACCGAGGAATTGGCACCCTAATATACCGCAGCGCAACGCCGAACCGAGATCGTATAGGAATATGTATGTGTCAAGGCGTCAAAATGTGGTGTGGTGTGGATTGCAGACTGTGGGGATAGCGCGCCCTCCGCATGACAGACGCGGATTCTTTGACCTGTTTCGTTTTAGGCGCCTTCATCGTCGGCCTCGTCCCGGTTTTAGGGGTCCCGAGCCTGGAGGTGGACCGGGACAGTTGCCGGTCTCGCTGCCTTAGGAGTGACTCGGGAAACTGCTGTTTGCCGCCGGGATAAGTAGGCATAGTGAGTCTGGACTGGGGCCCGAGAGGAAGCATCTAGATCGACCATTGTCAATGATATGATCAAGGAGATCGTTAGCTATACTTTCCTTGCCAAGTCATCGAGTTGGCTCCATACGGCCGTCTAGTGCAATAGGAATGTTGCCGGCTCTAGCGAAAACTTTGGTGACTCTTGAGGGCAATGCCCTGCGACGCTGACGGCACTACCACACAAACTACGCAGTCATAATCATTGGTTGATTGCGCGTTTTTGAGCCACATCCATTTCAGAACGTCAACTTTGACGCGTTTAAAGCGGAGGAGAACGCAAATTGGTCAGGTGACTATGCTGATGAATTCTAAATTCTGTTCCTTCCAATACTATCATCCTCACCTCTCTCTCGATGCAGCCGAGTGGGATTGTTATCCATAAGGGCTGCCAGATCTTTGATGTAACTTTTTGGAGGGGGGATGTCCTAGTTGCTTGACCCGTCGCATTAATTCATTGATCAGCCAAATGGTGGCCGAGTTGCGCGATAAAGAGGGTAAGACAAGACATTGATATATAGTAGACATCAGTCTTCTAATTTGCTGCGATTGGGTCGATGTCTAAGCTATAGACATGACCACTGTTAGGAGATTCATCTAATTGGACCTTTCCCCGTACTCATTCAGAATTGTTGTCTGCTGTAGATCACCTGGCTGGACACTGACCCCGCGACCCCTCCTCGGCTTGTTACATCATCTTAAACCTCGAGGTATCCCGCAATCTCTTCCGCCCTCTACCACAAATTCAGCCTTACAACCTTCAGTGTTAATACTAGAAGTCACAATGGCCAAAACAATCATTGTCACTGGTGCCTCTCGAGGTACGTTTACCTACATGCTTTCAAGCTTACTCCAATTGCTTGAGCTAACGATTCAGGCATCGGCCTCGCCATCACAAAATACCTCCTCTCCGCCCCCCAATCGCACAACGTCGTCGTGATCGCGCGGAGCGTCGAGCCCCTCCAGGCCCTGAAGAACGAATACAAGGACCAAGTCGCCATCTTAAACGGCGATATTTCCGACTTCTCGCTCGCGACGAGAGCAGTCGAGCTCGCACTGAAGAGCTTCGGACGCATCGACGGTCTGGTCCTGAACCATGGTATCTTGGGACAGGTGGGCAAAATTGCGACCGCTAATAttgaggagtggaagaagggCTATGATGTGaatttcttcagccttgtctcGTTCGTGCAAGCGGCACTGCCAAAGTTGCGGGAGAGCAAGGGAAAGATTGTGTTTACAAGTTCCGGAGCCGCGGTCTCTGCGTACCGCGGATGGGGACTCTACGGGTCCACGAAGGCCGCAATGAATCATTTGGCTTTGAGCTTGGGTGAGGAGGAGCCAGATGTTACAAGCATTTCTATCCGGCCGGGCATGGTCGATACGGAAATGCAGAGGGAACTGAGGGAGGATCATGCGACGACACTCGAGCCGCAGGTCCATTCTAAGTTTACGACAGTGCACAACGAAGGGAAGTTGCTGAAGCCCGAGCAACCAGGGCATGTCATGGCCAAGTTGGTGCTTGATGCTCCTAAAGAACTGAGCGGGAAGTTTCTTTCGTAAGTTTCTGCTCAAATTGCTACGGATAGTGCTAATGGGAGGATCAGGTGGAACGATCAACAACTCGCGGCCTTCCAGGCGTGATACTAAATTACTGTAGACGAGTCAGCGAGACTCTTATTAAAACAAGCCATAGAACAAGACAGCAGAATAGAATTGATCAGCCGAAAGATGAAAAGCAGGTACATTTCTTAAGCATTAGATGCAGCGCATCTTCATACTTAGCATGGAATGTAGTTTGTTCATCACAAAAATAGAAGACAGAAAAAAATGTCAATGCCGTACCTTTTCATGCTAGCTACGGAATGGCTGCTCTGCTTGCTGATGAGCAAGGCTGTCCTAAATGCTTCAAATTATCAGCAATGCTCAAGTAGGTGCTGAGTGGCATAAATCATGAAATTGTGGTATCAGTGGTCCGTTTGGCTTGGACAGTGTACGTCACCATAGAATGGTCTGATAGGGGCGACAACGATGTTCATCATGGTAAAAAAGGCAAGCAGAGTCGATTAAACATACCTTGTCAGTTAGTCAAGAGCATAATGCTGAATTGTAGATATTTCTCAAAGAACATCATATTGAGATTTCTCTgtgggagatgaagaaaaataaaGCCGAAAAAAAATCGCAGCCGAAGATAAATAGCCTGAGCGGTGGGTTTCTGCCTCTTGGTTAATCCGTTCCGCTCGTCGCATCCATATTTCGCGATAAAGAGGGTCCGTCAGGCTTACGCTCGGACAAAGAGGCAACGTAAACAGGTGACTCCATACTGTCACGGTATAATCTATCGCcgctgcagaagacttgCTCTTGCGATCCCTTTAGACAAATACCGAAATCATGTCAGATAGGGAGTTCAGCTGTACGTCTTTCGCGTCTTGGCGCAACAATGATACTAGCTAACACGGCCACAGCAAATGACGACTTGTCGCTTCCTAAAGGTGTGAACTACCTTGCGATGTTTCTTCGCGAGCCTCGGTGTGCTTCTAAGTCGCGGAACTGTCGCTAATAGTCACAGCGACGGTCCAGAAAATCATCACCGAGATCCTTCCCCCCTCGTCCGGacaatccttctccaaagACGCGCGCGACCTTCTCATGGAATGTTGCGTTGAATTCATCACCCTAATCTCCTCCGAAGCGAACGACATCAGCGAAaaagaggccaagaagaccaTAGCGTGTGAGCATGTGGAGCGGGCTCTACGTGACCTCGGGTTTGGCGATTACGTCCCGGATGTCCTTGCAGTTGCGGAGGAGCACAAGGAGCAGTTGAAGGTATGCTTTCTTTCCCCAGGAATATGAGACATTTGGGGTGACTTCTAACTGTGTCTGCAGTCGCgggaaaagaagcagagCAAGATGGAGCAGAGCGGGTTgtcagaggaggagctgcttcgtcagcagcaggagctgtTCCGCTCGGCGACGGAGAAGTATCATGCTGCGCCGGAGGGTACTGAGTGAAGGAATATGGTTTATTCATGCAGATCGTATACCTAATGAGGGCTCGTGCTGGTCATGACGGACGGAGTTTATACTTAAAGGGTTATGGAGTTATAGGCTTCTATCATAGTACACTTGAGGGAAATATATTTATGTCGGTCTCATTAACCCAAATCACCAATCGTGTATGTTCCCGTCCCGggtttcatcttcattcaATTCATGTAGACTTCAAGGGTAATATTTCGATATATTTTGCTTTTGGGCGACCCCCTGGAGAGCTCCATAGCAGACTGCACGAACAAGTATTAGAGATTTTGATTTCGACAGCAGATTCCATTAGCACGAAGAGCACAGTTGTATACATATGGAACAACATTGGAGGTAGAGATTAAGGTCAGATACAATGTCGTTTCTTACCTGAACCGCACTAACCGCATTTGGCGTCCCGAACTTCAGCGCGCAATCGCAGCAAACACCGCGGAACTTCAAGACTATCATTGAAAGCACAGCCTACCCAAACTAAAAATGCCACCTTTTAAGGATGAGCATATCTTGGTATGCTCCCTAGATATTTACTGTTTTAGTAGGCGGGAGAAATGCTAATTCTGCAAGATGATTGCGCCAGGATCGCAAGTGACCCTGGCGCAACTCGGCCTCCCCGAGTCGTTCACACCTGCTCGATGGCGCTTCCCGACGCGAATGTTCCCGGGTGAAAAGAAGGGCGAATTCGAACCGTACAAGATCCGCGAGAGGCGACAAGAAGTTAAAATTGCCAATGGCTCGACCGCCCCtggggagaaggaagacgTCGACATGAAAGACCAGCCtccgcaagaagaaaggaaggagaATACAGACGCGCCGAAGACGGAAAAAACCGACGAGACCAAGGCAGAAAACACCAATAACACCGAGAACACCGAGAACACGGGTGAAGAAGGGGGTGAGGATGGTGAGAACGGCCAGATCGTAGAGGAGGTTTTCTACGAAGAAGACGTCGCGTCTGAAGAAGGGGCGATCTACCCTATCGAGAACGGACGCATCGTTGACTGGCCGTGCTTTTTCGCTCTCTTGACGCATGTGTATAACACGCTCAGCCCGCCATTCCATACGCCTATCATGCTTATTGCCGAACCGGCTTGGTCATTACGGGATCGGGAGATTATCACTCAATTTGTGTTTGAGAAGTTCAAGACGCCTGCTTTTTGTCTGATGGACTCAGCGATTGCCGTGTGCTACGGATACGGCGTCGGCACTGCAactgttgttgatgttgggaaGAACAAGGTGGACGTCACCGCGGTTACAGACTTCGTGGTCAATGAACATGGAAGAGGTATTGCATTGGAGggctgcggcggtgattACCTGACCGACCGGCTTCTGGAGCTACTAGGCTCCAAAGGGTTCACGCGGGATATGTGCGAGCAGCTGAAGCGGAGTAACATCACTGAGCTTCTGCCGGCAGGGACACCTCTACCGGGTGCCGCTGCTACATCACGCCAGGATGGACAGCCGCCTGGTCCTACAACACAGCCTGGAGTCGTGGAAAATGCCCAGACTAAGAACCCGAATGGCTCCACTGAGAAcaatgacgacgacgatgaaggtgTTTTGGATGTTGCGGCTATTGTTAGCGGCAACACCAGCGAGTTCCTTGCCGCgcgggagaaagagaagggaaatAAAAAAGGCGCTGATCAGGGCGCGAAACCTGTTCGTCTTCCCAACTctaagaaggagaaggccaCGTTCCAGTACCAGGAGTTCGTCAAGTTAGAGCCAGAGAAGCATGCGCCTAGCGGTCCTTCACGCTTCATCCGCCAGACTAGGGATATTGAAGTTGGCGTTGAGCGGTTCTTTGCTGCAACACCGAAGCAAGATACTGGAGACAGATTGTCTAGCAGTATTCTTGAGGATATAGCAACTCAGATCCATCACACCATCCTGGCCGTGCCGGATGCGACAAAGCGCAGTGAGCTATGGGATTCACTGATCGTTGTTGGTAACGGTAGTAAAGTAAAAGGTTAGTCTTTCTCTCTCGAAGCATTCCTCGTCCCAGTTTATTTACTAAATATTGCAGGCTTCACTCAAGCCCTCATCAGCACAATCACTCAGAAGTTTGTCCTCTCGCCGTCCGGCACAATCTTTACTTCAGAAATTCCATCCAACTTCTCCACTCCCCTTCCCACCGGCGGAACAAATACCCCCGCCCCGGGCTTCCCTGGTCAAATGCACCATCCCGGCGGACAAGGTGTAAACCCCCTTCTTGTCGCCGCCACTCACTCCGGCAATCCTATGCCTCCGGGAACCCCTTCAATGGACCCTCTCTCCCATCACCGCTCCACTGGCCACTCGCAGACTCCGACCTCTGTTCGCACCGTAAAACCACCAGAGTACTTCCCCGAGTGGAAGGAGCAAACAGCAACCCAGCAGCCTGCCCAGAATCAACCAGGTCTCAATGGGCCCGGCGGTCCGGCATCTAGTGGCAGCCACCGTGGTATGGAAGAAGCAGTTTTCCTTGGAGCGCAGGTTGCCTCCAAGGTGGTTTTTGTGATCGATCAGGGCCTCAGTAAGGGTTTTATGAGCCGTGTTGAGTATAATGAGAATGGCCCGTCGGCGATTCATGAGTATGTTATGTGAGCTTCGGCTAAACCGATTATATGGATGCCAATCCACTTTCGCCTCATCTGTCATTCGACGTCGAGCTTTTtacttctcctcttcagtgcTTTTATGTATCGTGGTTTTTACGAGGCGTGGTCTGTTATTTCAGAAAAGCAATCTGTTAGGATCATGGTAGGATAGGCGGAGTTAGTCAAGTAGTAGATATCAATGTATTCGTTTAATAACTATGGGATCTTATAGCTTTCACCTCTTGACGCGAGTACCTACATCTCGAAATGGAAGCACGTGATACTGACACGTGACTCTGACGGATAATCAGCTTATCGATCACCGCCACTAGCCTCCGCTCAACTTCTCATTGACCTAAACTCCGTACATTTTGcgcttgtcaaggatatTGATCTGTTATCGCAAAAATGCCGCGCGCTGAAGCTGGAAGCACGAAAGCGCTCAGTAACAAGCTGAAGGCCGTAcgttttcttctgttccaGACATACCTTTTCACAGAATGAAGAGCTAACATCGTGCAGAAAGGTCTAGGTCGTCTGCGATGGTACTGCCAAGCTTGCGAGCGACAAATGCGCGATGAAAACGGTTTCAAATGGTGAGTTAGTCGCATCCTATAGATGAAAGTAATTTTATAACAGATGTACTAATGGTTTTCCTAGTCACGTCCAAAGCGAAAGTCACGTCCGACAAGTTCTGCTTATCGGCGAGGATCCGAAACGATACATTGAGGATTTCAGCAGGCAGTTTATCAAGAATTTCCTGGATCTGCTGCGGACTACCcacggagagaagaaggtgcaCATCAATCAGTTTTATCAGCAGGTTATCGCTGATAAAGAGGTTAGTTTTAACCCATGCTTTATACTTGTAAAAAGAGTTGTTGCTGACCTGTTTTGCTGTAGCACATTCATATGAACGCGACGAAATGGAAGAGTCTTACCCAGTTTGCAGCGCACCTCGGACGTGAGGGGCTGTGCCATGTTgaggagacggagaaggGCCTGTTTGTTTCGTATATTGATCGGAGTCCAGAAGCGATGCGGCGGAGAGAGGcgatcatgaagaaggaacGGCAGGATCGAGGAGACGAGGAGCGGGAGCAGCGGTTAATACAGGAGCAAGTGGAGCGGGCGagagcaaaggaaaaggaggaggagattggtCCGGAGGCGAGGAATCTGCAGCGTAAGGAAGGTGAGAAGGTCAAGTTAAATATTGGATTCGGTGCGAAAGCCACGCCGCCAGCATCGACCGAGCAGTCGAGAACACAGTCTCCcgatgagaaagagaaggacaaggataaGGAATCCTCCTCTGCAACGCCCGAATCATCAGCCACTGCCTCTCCCGCACCATCTCAAAACCCTCAGGCCGCACCGAAAGTGTCTATGTCGCTAGGTGGTGGAAATAGCAAACCCAAAAACGTGTTTGCATCcgcggcgaagaagaacccGCTGGCTGGGAAAAAAGCTACTGTCGTGGCCCCTCCGAAGAAGATGTCTGAACAGGAGCGGATCATGAAacaggagatggaggccaTGGAGCGGAAGCGCttgggaggaggcggaatgCCAAATTCTAAGCGGCCTAAAGTGTCATGAAGCGACATTGTTTCGTCCCTTATCAAGGAGCCCTAAGAGGAGGTCTCCTCAACCCCCCGCAGCTCTGCAGGCTCCATCGACCCCTCGTTCTTGGCTGGTCCAGCGAGTATAATGGTTGGTCGCTTACTCTGGAGAATTTCAAACAATGCACGGTAATGactgaaggagctgaaggacaagaatACCAGAACCATTTCTCCCGGTCCCTGACGTGCTTTGTCCGGAGTCCAGACCATTGATAATGGAGCAGTTCATGTCAGACGGGTGCTGGCATCCGCCACACTCTTCATCCCTGTATCTATTCGCCGATTTGGGATTATTAGCGTCAAAATAAGATTATGACGGCGGCATCACTTAATCCTGGCAGGTCAGCACGATCGGTGCCACCAGCCACAATCAACCTAGACCCTACGTGACCGCATTCTTCAATTCCCAATGGCTCTTCCACTTTAGAATAATAGTCTTTAGTTGATTAATCTAGCCTCCCCAGTGCCCGCCGGAGTTGGAGTTTCCGCTTACGAAAGACGGTGACCCGTTTAAGGGGCGGTTTCAGCGCATCGGTGAAACGCAATTCCACCATCCAGCGCTCAACCTCATTTTAACATCGTTATCTAAAACAACGTCGTCTGGTGATTGGAGTCTCGACAAGCCTGGACCACCGTGCAATATGCTGGTATCTTTACCTTTTCGCCCTACGGGGATGGTATAATAGCGTCATCTCTCCCGGACCTGCAGCTCAAGTGGAAGATCATCTAGCTTGTCGTTCCTTTTGGTGTTTCCATTCGCTACTTCATATCGCCGGTCGATATACTTCCGTTCATTCCGAAAATGAAGATTTTTCTTTTAGGCGCGGTGCTCTGTGCGGCGCAGAGCGTCACCGCTGCCCTCGATGCGTCGCTCCTTGAAACCTATGTTGATTCTCTTGAACTCATTTCCTCGTTTAACCCCGTTGAGGCAGCGTACTGGACTGGTTACAAGCATCATCGTCGTACACCGTTTGCTGTCTCTCCCGATGGCGAGTCTGCGTACCTTGCGTACCTCGACTCCAGCGAGACGGGTGTCCACGTTCAGCAGGTTGACCCCAACACTTTTGAGGCAGTGGGGACCACCGTTACGGTGTCTGGTGGTCAAGAAGGTACGTTcccttcaatctccgctCACAGTTAGGCGGAAACTAACAGAAGATGCAGCTGGCGGTCTTGTCGCCCATAACGACGGCTTCGCCCTTCTTACCAACGAAGCCATGCCTTCCGGCACTACCGACGCTCCCTCTGATAACACCCCGGTTCCGGTCCTATACCGCTACAAAAACGGCGAACAAACCTGGAAGACCTGGCTAGGCGGCCCTGAAGTCGAGTCCAGCCAGGGCTACCTTGCTTCCCCCGACCTCAACGGTGATCTCGTTTACTCGTCCGAAGCTGGCCTGTACGGCGCCTACTTCGTTGTCACCGCTTACTCGGGCTCTGCGTCCGGCCACTACGGCGATGCTATCCAGTACGTTAATGACAGCGGCGAGCTTCAGACCATCTCTGGTGCAACCAGCACGTGGGGCTGCAGCCACAATACGGGTATTGCATTCGAAGCAGCTTCTGAAGCTCCCTTTGCTAGTATTTGCGCAGAGGATCAGGGTGCAATCTGGCTGAATACGAATGGCCAGGGTATGACAACTGTCGGCGTGAAGATCTCGAATGAGAACACGACGAATGGTGCCTCGGGAGAGCCCATGGGTGGTATGAGCGGCAGCTACAGCCAGCTCGTTAAGCTCGACACGACTTCGCGGTACATCTTCGCCTGGCCTTCTCGCGGTGCTATTGATGTCACCGAGAACGAGTGGATGGGTGAAGGCTACACGCATGTTCTCCCTCGCAACCTAAACCGCAacgtcgccattgccatcttCTCCGACAAAAACACCCTTGTCGGCGAGGAGGCCACCTCTGTCATTGGCACCGAAGACGCCGATAGCCAGATCAACTGGATCACCACTGGCGACGCGGACCACACGAACGT
Protein-coding sequences here:
- the nctB gene encoding negative cofactor 2 transcription regulator complex subunit NCB2 (transcript_id=CADANIAT00001145), whose protein sequence is MSDREFSSNDDLSLPKATVQKIITEILPPSSGQSFSKDARDLLMECCVEFITLISSEANDISEKEAKKTIACEHVERALRDLGFGDYVPDVLAVAEEHKEQLKSREKKQSKMEQSGLSEEELLRQQQELFRSATEKYHAAPEGTE
- a CDS encoding uncharacterized protein (transcript_id=CADANIAT00001148); protein product: MKIFLLGAVLCAAQSVTAALDASLLETYVDSLELISSFNPVEAAYWTGYKHHRRTPFAVSPDGESAYLAYLDSSETGVHVQQVDPNTFEAVGTTVTVSGGQEAGGLVAHNDGFALLTNEAMPSGTTDAPSDNTPVPVLYRYKNGEQTWKTWLGGPEVESSQGYLASPDLNGDLVYSSEAGLYGAYFVVTAYSGSASGHYGDAIQYVNDSGELQTISGATSTWGCSHNTGIAFEAASEAPFASICAEDQGAIWLNTNGQGMTTVGVKISNENTTNGASGEPMGGMSGSYSQLVKLDTTSRYIFAWPSRGAIDVTENEWMGEGYTHVLPRNLNRNVAIAIFSDKNTLVGEEATSVIGTEDADSQINWITTGDADHTNVHAAAFGSENALLTWEEISSPICDEFVAMGCRGTFAGTYFQHVDKTGATVGSAIKSSDVYVAGDMVNIGSKICWPYVNMEWDLDGTVNEWDTSSTTTTEKISFACISLSGSGSSSSGSSASASTSAPGSATSSAITTASATASSTGSVSLSTSVSAETQAVSQTNSEVATQPASKTPETTETTAVPTSIDAVSATELPVSTATGESATVTARPNRKKGKCRAHYRH
- a CDS encoding SDR family oxidoreductase (transcript_id=CADANIAT00001144), yielding MAKTIIVTGASRGIGLAITKYLLSAPQSHNVVVIARSVEPLQALKNEYKDQVAILNGDISDFSLATRAVELALKSFGRIDGLVLNHGILGQVGKIATANIEEWKKGYDVNFFSLVSFVQAALPKLRESKGKIVFTSSGAAVSAYRGWGLYGSTKAAMNHLALSLGEEEPDVTSISIRPGMVDTEMQRELREDHATTLEPQVHSKFTTVHNEGKLLKPEQPGHVMAKLVLDAPKELSGKFLSANGRIRWNDQQLAAFQA
- a CDS encoding putative C2H2 finger domain protein (Kin17) (transcript_id=CADANIAT00001147), coding for MPRAEAGSTKALSNKLKAKGLGRLRWYCQACERQMRDENGFKCHVQSESHVRQVLLIGEDPKRYIEDFSRQFIKNFLDLLRTTHGEKKVHINQFYQQVIADKEHIHMNATKWKSLTQFAAHLGREGLCHVEETEKGLFVSYIDRSPEAMRRREAIMKKERQDRGDEEREQRLIQEQVERARAKEKEEEIGPEARNLQRKEGEKVKLNIGFGAKATPPASTEQSRTQSPDEKEKDKDKESSSATPESSATASPAPSQNPQAAPKVSMSLGGGNSKPKNVFASAAKKNPLAGKKATVVAPPKKMSEQERIMKQEMEAMERKRLGGGGMPNSKRPKVS
- a CDS encoding putative chromatin remodeling complex subunit (Arp9) (transcript_id=CADANIAT00001146); this translates as MPPFKDEHILMIAPGSQVTLAQLGLPESFTPARWRFPTRMFPGEKKGEFEPYKIRERRQEVKIANGSTAPGEKEDVDMKDQPPQEERKENTDAPKTEKTDETKAENTNNTENTENTGEEGGEDGENGQIVEEVFYEEDVASEEGAIYPIENGRIVDWPCFFALLTHVYNTLSPPFHTPIMLIAEPAWSLRDREIITQFVFEKFKTPAFCLMDSAIAVCYGYGVGTATVVDVGKNKVDVTAVTDFVVNEHGRGIALEGCGGDYLTDRLLELLGSKGFTRDMCEQLKRSNITELLPAGTPLPGAAATSRQDGQPPGPTTQPGVVENAQTKNPNGSTENNDDDDEGVLDVAAIVSGNTSEFLAAREKEKGNKKGADQGAKPVRLPNSKKEKATFQYQEFVKLEPEKHAPSGPSRFIRQTRDIEVGVERFFAATPKQDTGDRLSSSILEDIATQIHHTILAVPDATKRSELWDSLIVVGNGSKVKGFTQALISTITQKFVLSPSGTIFTSEIPSNFSTPLPTGGTNTPAPGFPGQMHHPGGQGVNPLLVAATHSGNPMPPGTPSMDPLSHHRSTGHSQTPTSVRTVKPPEYFPEWKEQTATQQPAQNQPGLNGPGGPASSGSHRGMEEAVFLGAQVASKVVFVIDQGLSKGFMSRVEYNENGPSAIHEYVM